The Acidobacteriota bacterium sequence TCACCGGGCTTTTCAGCGCCCGGGCCTACAACATCGAAAGCCTCACCGTGGCGCGCACCTCGGACCCCGGCCTTTCGAGAATCACCATGGTCGTACGCTGTGAATCGCTCCTGGCCCAGCAGATCCTGAGACAGGTGGAAAAACTGCCCGACACGGTGGAAGCCGCCGACCTGACCGAATCCAACTGCGTGGAACGCGAGCTGGTCCTGGTCCGGGTGAGGGCCCCGGAAGGGAAACGGACCACCCTGCTGACCGAGGCGGAGATCTTCCGGGCCCGCGTCGTGACGGCGACGCCCGACAATTACGTGTTCGAGGTCACCGGGGACTCGGGAAAGGTCGACGCGTTTCTCGATGTCGTCCGCCCCTACGGCATCGACGAAATGGTGCGCACCGGGAAGGTGGCGCTGCGCAGAAATCTCTCCCCGAAAAACGGGGACGCCGATCCGGTCCAGGCCGGCCAACCGAAATAGGAAAGGAAAATCGAGATGACGGAACAACAGGAGCAGCAACCCCATCCGATGGCCGGAAGACGTATGACCGGCGCGGAGATGATCATCCAGGTCCTGGCCCAGGAAGGGGTCGATACGGTATTCGGCTACACCGGGGGGGCGATCCTTCCCACCTACGACGCCATTTTCCGCTACAACGCCGAGCGCCAGGACCGCCGCAACGAGCAGATCCAGCTGATCGTCCCCGCAAACGAGCAGGGGGCCGGGTTCATGGCGGCGGGTTACGCCCGCGCCAGCGGCAGGGTCGGCGTCTTCATCGTCACCTCGGGGCCGGGCGCGACCAACAGCGTGACCCCCATCCGGGACTGCATGGCCGATTCGGTCCCGGCCGTGCTGATCTGCGGACAGGTCGCCCGCGCCGCCATAGGCACCGACGCGTTCCAGGAAGCCCCGGTGTTCAATCTCATGAGCCCCTGCGCCAAGCACGTGTTCCTGGTGGAGGAACCCGAGGAACTGGAAGCGACGGTGCGCACCGCGTTCGAGATCGCCCGCAGCGGCCGGCCCGGTCCCGTCGTCATCGACGTTCCCAAGGACGTTCAGAACTGGGAGGGGGTGTTCCGAGGAGAAGGAACGCTCCACTTCCGCGGCTACGAGAATCGGATGAGGGAACTCGCCCAATCCCGCCTGTCGGAGGAGTCCTGCGCCGAATTCTTCGAGCTCCTCGGCAAGAGCGAACGCCCGCTGATCTGCGCCGGCGGCGGCATCATCTCGGGCGACGCGGCCGGACAGCTGCGCGCGTTCGTGGAAAAGTTCCGGATCCCGGTGGTGACCACCCTGATGGGAATCGGCAGCGTGGACACCACCGACGAGCTGTCGCTGCACATGCTGGGCATGCACGGCATGGCCTACGCCAACTACGCCGTGATGGACTGCGATTTCCTGATCACCCTCGGCGCCCGCTTCGACGACCGGGTCGCAGGGAAGGTGCAGGAGTTCGCGCCGAAGGCGAAGATGCTGGCCCACATCGATATCGACGCGGCCGAGATCGGCAAGGTCAAGACGGTGACCTGGTCCCACGTGGGTCCGGCCCGCGAGGCCCTGGAAGACCTCATGCGCGGCGGAAACGATTTCCGGAAAGACTTCTCGAAGTGGCTGGAGCACGTGGGCGACCTGAAACGGGAACACGCGCGCAATTACAACCGCGAAACCCCGGCCATTCAGCCCCACCATGTGCTCGAGTGCCTGAGCGGGATCACGAGGGGGGAGGCCATCGTGGCGACCGGCGTGGGGCAGCACCAGATGTGGGCGGCCCAGTACCTGGACATCCGGCACCCCCGCTCGCTCCTGACCAGCGGGTCGATGGCCACCATGGGGTTCGGGCTTCCGGCCGCGATCGGGGCCCAGTTGGCCTTTCCCGACCGCCTGGTGATCGACGTGGACGGGGACGGCAGCATGCGCATGAACCTGGGGGAACTGGAGACGGCGACCACCTACAACCTGCCCGTCAAGGTGCTCGTGCTCAACAACTGCGGGGACGGCATGGTGCGGCAGTGGCAAAAGCTCTATTTCGGCAACCGGTTTTCCGGTTCGGATAAGTCTCTGAGGCAGAAGGATTTCGTCAAGACGGCCGAAGCCGACGGCTTCAAGTTCGCCCGCCGGCTCAGCGACAAGTCGCGGCTCGAGGAGACGCTGGAGGAATTCATCGCCTTCGGCGGCCCCGCGTTCCTGGAGGTCATGATCGATCCCGAGGCTTGCGTCTACCCGATGGTGGGCCCCGGAATGGGCTACAAGGAGATGATCACCGGCGATTTCATCGCGGGACGGAACCCGGAGGAGGACCTCCTGGCTGGAGCCCCCCCCTCCGATTCGTTCTAGACTGGTATACTGGTGAACAGGCAGTCAAGGTCCATTCGCGAGGAGTAGAGCTATGGCACAGATTACGTTCAAGGGAAACCCGGTCCACACCGCCGGGACCCTCCCCGAAAAAGGCTCCGACGCCCCCGGTTTCTCCCTGGTCGCATCCGATCTTTCCATGATTGCGCTCGCCGACTTCGGGGGGAAAAAGGTGGTCCTGAACATCTTCCCCAGCATCGACACCTCCGTATGCGCCGCTTCGGTCAGGCGCTTCAACGTCGAGGCGGCAAAACTGGAAAACACCGTGGTGCTCTGTATTTCCCGGGACCTGCCCTTCGCCCAGAAGAGATTCTGCGCCGCGGAGGGGATCGCCAACGTTCTTACCGGGTCCGAATTCCGGGACAGCGCCTTTTCGGACGCCTACGGGGTGCGGATGAGCGACGGCCCCCTGGCGGGGCTTCTTTCCCGCGCCGTGGTGGTGATCGATGAAGGGGGCAAGGTCCGGTACACCGAGCAGGTGCCCGAAATCACCGAGGAACCGGACTACGAACGGGCGCTCGCGGCCATAAAATCCTGAGATCGCGGGGGGGACCGGCCTAAACAATCCCCCTGTTTTGCCGATAGGATAGGCCATGACGCGAAAAAAGCAGGAAGAGCGGGAACTGTGCGCCGACCTGGTCAAGCTCCAGTGGGAAAACGACTCCGGCTCCCTGCAGAGCGAATGGGCCATTCTGAGCGATATCTCCCCGTCGGGCGCCTGCCTGGAGGTCGAGATCCCGATCGAGCCGGAGACCGTCGTCGGGCTCCAGTTCGCCAACGAACAGTGCCGCGCGCGCGCCAAGTACTGCAGATTCGACAAGGTGAACTACCTGCTCGGGGTGGAGTTTGAAGACGGGTACCGCTGGTCACGTCGGAGATTCAAACCCGAACACCTGACGCAATTCCGCCTGCGCCGGGTGAAGGCGGACGGCTGACGCCCGGTTTCTCCCCGGGGACAGGAAAAGGTTTGTCGGGGCCCCGATAACTTGCTATCCTTCCCCCCATGTGTTTTTCGGGTTCCCGGATCTCGATCCGTTCGTTTTTCAAGACCAGGCGTATCCTGCTGCCCGCCCTGCTGCTCATCCTGGGGATCGCACCGATTCTGCCCGCCCAGGGTTCGCCGGGTCGCATCCTGGGAGGCTCCCGGAATTCCCCGGTGAGAATCGACGTCTTCTCCGATTTTCAGTGCGCCGCGTGCCGCGAGCTTTTTCTCAACACCATCAAACCGATTCTCAAGGAGTACTCGGCCAGGGACAAGGTGTGCGTCGTCTACCACGAATATCCGGTTGCGGGCCACACGCTGGGGCTCGCGGCCGCCCGCTACGTCGAGGCGGCCCATCGCCTGGGGCTCCCCCGGCTCCTGGCCGTCATGGAATCCATTTTCCTGGACCAGGCCGCCTGGGCCCGTACCGGCAACCTGGACGCTTCCGTGGCCAAAGCCATGCCGCCGGCCGATTTCTCGAGACTCAAGCAGATCATGCAGGACCCTCGCATCGGGGCCGAGGTGAACCGCCACATCCAGTACGCCCGGCAACAGAAGATCCAGGCCACCCCCACCCTGATCATCCGCGCCGCGGGGAAGGAAGAGAGGGTCGACGGCTACATCCCCTATCCCGTAATGAAGCACTTCATCGGCAGGTACGTGAAATAACATGGCGTGGCGCTTTCTGCATTGGGCGTGCCGCATTCTGCTCGGCGCCCTTTTCCTCTACAGCGGTTATATCAAGATAGCCCAGCCGTTGCAGTTTTCGGCCGCCGTCGCCGGGTACCAGGCGGTCCCCGAGACCTGGATCTGGCCGATCGCGCAATATTTCCCCTGGCTGGAGGTGGCGCTCGGGATCGGTCTGCTCGCGGGGTGGAAGCTGCGTCATGTCGCCGGCGCCGCCGCGCTGCTGCTTCTGTTCTTTTCGGTCCTGCTCACGGTGACCTGGTTGCGCGGCATCCAGGCCAACTGCGGGTGCCTCAGCTTCGACGACCCCATCTCCCCCGCCACCATCGCCCGCGACAGCCTTTTGCTGATCCCGGCGCTCTACCTGCTCCTGGAAGGCTGGTTGAAAAACTCCCTTGCGGGCTCCCCATCCCCTCCCCCGTCGGCCGCATAGGATATAGGAACGGGCCGCGGACACACCCCTCCCTTCGGGCGAACGGACCCGCGGGCCCGCGCGGCGCCGGCCGCGGACCGCGCAGGCACACCTCTCCCCTGGCGCCGCGGCGGCGCTGAAAACAAAGACGATGAGGCATTCACAGAGATAACAACAGCGCTGGAAGGAGCGAGTCCTTGAGATTCACTTATCCGCTGTAGGATCAGAAGGTGCTACTGGTCCGGATCCGGGATCCGTCACAACCCGTTCGACTTCAATCGAACAGTCCTTCAGTAACGCAACAAGAGCTCCGATTGCGGCCAGGACGGGCGCGATCACCGTACCGACGACTCCCGCCGTCAATGGAAATTCCGCCACAATCCGCTCTCCCTGCTTAATGACAACCCGCCGTGCATTACCTTCCTGCACAACCTGTCTCAGCTTGTCCAGCAATTCGCTCCCCTGGAGTTTGATCGTTTCCCAGATCTTTTTGTCCTGCATCTTCCTCTCCATCCGAGGGAAACCCTCTGCTCCCGGCGACGAACCGCCGTCATTATCCCGCTACTTCCGGCTCCGCGTAACGCGCGCCTTCTTGGCCGTCCCCTTTTTGATCGGGTCCCAGCGCCGGCGGATGTTTTCGCGCCCCATCTCTCTCAACCTTCGAGCGCCCTTGGACAACCCCAGGCGATGCCCCTTGAATACCACGGAGGACACCTTGCGCCCGAGAATACCCGCGATTTCCGCATTGCTGTGCGTGCGGTAGAGGCGTTTGAGCAGGGCGACCTCCTCCTTGGTCCAGCGGGGACGCACCTGGCCCGTCTTCACTTTGCTTTTCTTTATCTTTGTTGGCAATTCAGTAGCTCCTTTATTTTTCCATCAGCTATTCCTATCACTAGGAATTTGCTTAATTAACCATAGCGTTTTTGCAACTGTATTTCAATCACCAAATGCATTAAAATGTGTAAAAATTGCAGGCATTGGAGATTAGGTTGTTTTGTAAGTTTTAGTAATTATAGGTATATGAAACGCTTGTATTTCCGGGAAACACCCCCTGCCGAATATCTGGACCCCCGCCGCGCCTCGGCGTTCCGCCGCCGGCTCCTCCGCTGGTACCTTGACAATCGACGCGTCCTCCCCTGGCGGGACACCCCCACCCCCTACCGGGTCTGGATTTCGGAAATCATGCTGCAGCAGACGCAGGTCGGCACGGTGCTTCCCTATTACGACCGGTTCCTCCAGCGATTCCCCGACATCCCCTCCCTGGCGAGGGCCTCCGAATCGGACGTCCTCCAGCGCTGGGCGGGCCTGGGTTATTACGGCCGGGCCCGCCGCCTGCACCAGGCGGCCCGCATCCTGTGGCCCGCCCGGCAGGGGAAATTCCCGGAGGAGTACGAGGCCGTTCTCGCGCTGCCCGGGATCGGCCCCTACACCGCCGGGGCCATCTGCTCCATCGCCTACAACCAGCCCCGGCCCGTGGTCGACGGAAACATCCGCAGGGTCCTGGTCCGTCTCCTCCGCATCGGCGGGAAGGTCCGGGAAGGCTTTTTCTGGGACCAGATGACGGCCCTGCTCCCCCCGAACCAGGCCTCCTCCTTCAACCAGGCGATGATGGAACTGGGAGCCATGGTCTGCACCCCGCACCGGCCGCAATGCGGCTCCTGCCCGGTGGCGCGGGTGTGCCGCGCCCTGGAATCGGGAAACCCCTCCCGTGTTCCCGTGAAACACCCCCGCGGCAGCCGGCCGGTGCATCTCCTGGTGCTCCTCCTGGAAAAAGAGGGGCGCGTCCTGCTGGCTTCTTCCGGCAAACCCGGCTTCATCCCCGGCGCCTGGGGCCTGCCCTGCCGCGTCCTCGCGGATGCAGCCTCGGCCGAAAGCGAGGCCGCCCGGCTGATCCGGGAGATTACGGGCCGCGCCGTGAGCCCCGTCCCCCTTCCCCCGTTCCGCCACGCGATCACGCATCGCCGCATCACCGTCCATCCGTTCGGGAGCACCGCGGAGCCGACGACGGTCCAGGGAGGGGGCTATCAATGGGTTAACCGAAAGCGGGGAAAGGACAGAGTCCTCTCCTCGCTGTTCCGGAAGGCGCTCGAGGCAGGGGCCGGGGCGGGCGCCTGACGCGTCAGACGCCGGGAGCCGCCCCGGGGGCCGGCCCCTGAGGCATGCGGGGCGTTCGGTGGGCGGGACCCGGCGGGGGGCCGAAGCGGCGGTCCCGGCCGTCCGGGGACCTCCACCGCTTGATATCTTCGAGATAATCGGCGAATTTCTTCTGCTGGGCCGCATCCAGGATGGAGGAGATCTTCCGGTTGGTCTCGGCAAGCACCGCCTCGATCCGGGGCTGCTGCTCCGTCTGCAGGGCGTCCAGTTGCCTGCGCGATTCCTTCATGATCTCCCCGAAACGGGCTTCCTGCTCGGGCGTCATCTCGAGCAGTTCCGGCAGCCTCCGGTGCCCCCGGGGGGGAGGGGGGCTTCCCTGCGGATGCGCCCACCCCGGACCGGGATGCGTCCTCGACCAGAAAAAGGCTCCTCCGGCCCCCAGCAGGGAGCCGAGGAGAAAGACGGCGATCAGGATCGCCCAGGCACGCGCGCGGTCTCTCACCCCTATTCCTCCAAGGGAACCAGTTGCAGGAGCAGCTCGCTGTCGTTCTGAACCAGCAGCCGGCCCGCCAAATTGCTCGATTCCGCCTCGTTCAGGAGCTTTTCATACTCCGTATAGGCCGAAACGGTGCGGTTTACGGGCAGGAGCCAGAGAAATGCGAAGAGCAGAACCCCCGCCGCCGCCGCCGCCACGGCCGGCTTGGGCCGGAAACAGGACGCGATCAGCGCGTCCCAGGCCGGGGCGCGCTCGAACGCCCTGCGGGCGATCCGCGAGGCCAGGTCGACCGGCTGGATCTTTTCCGCCTTCAGGATGAAGACGAGGTTGTCAAGCATCCGGAGCCTCGACCCGCAGTCGGGGCAACCGGCCAGATGGGACTGGAACCTCTCCCGCGCGGCATCGTCCAGCTCCCCGTCCCGGTAGAGGTCAAACAGGGCGCACTCACGCTTCATCGCTCCCGCTCCTTTGCGCCGCAGCCTCGAAGGTAGGCGCGAAATTTCCTCTGAAGTTCCGCCCGGGCCCGGGAAACCCTGACCCGGGCGGCCACCTCGCTCGTCCCCAGGGCGGCCGCCACCTCGCCGTAGTCCTTATCGTCCACTTCACGCAAAATGAATGCCGCCCGGTACTTGGGATTCAGCCCGTCAAGCAGGGCCCGGGCCACCCGGGCATAGCCTTCGGAATCCTCCACCCCCGGGCCCGCCGATACCGGGCCCCGCTCCATGGAAAGGTCCCG is a genomic window containing:
- a CDS encoding DoxX family membrane protein, with the protein product MAWRFLHWACRILLGALFLYSGYIKIAQPLQFSAAVAGYQAVPETWIWPIAQYFPWLEVALGIGLLAGWKLRHVAGAAALLLLFFSVLLTVTWLRGIQANCGCLSFDDPISPATIARDSLLLIPALYLLLEGWLKNSLAGSPSPPPSAA
- a CDS encoding thioredoxin domain-containing protein, whose product is MRIDVFSDFQCAACRELFLNTIKPILKEYSARDKVCVVYHEYPVAGHTLGLAAARYVEAAHRLGLPRLLAVMESIFLDQAAWARTGNLDASVAKAMPPADFSRLKQIMQDPRIGAEVNRHIQYARQQKIQATPTLIIRAAGKEERVDGYIPYPVMKHFIGRYVK
- the ilvN gene encoding acetolactate synthase small subunit, whose protein sequence is MSDIHSPASQLNSQSSRTLSILVENRFGVLSRITGLFSARAYNIESLTVARTSDPGLSRITMVVRCESLLAQQILRQVEKLPDTVEAADLTESNCVERELVLVRVRAPEGKRTTLLTEAEIFRARVVTATPDNYVFEVTGDSGKVDAFLDVVRPYGIDEMVRTGKVALRRNLSPKNGDADPVQAGQPK
- the ilvB gene encoding biosynthetic-type acetolactate synthase large subunit — encoded protein: MTEQQEQQPHPMAGRRMTGAEMIIQVLAQEGVDTVFGYTGGAILPTYDAIFRYNAERQDRRNEQIQLIVPANEQGAGFMAAGYARASGRVGVFIVTSGPGATNSVTPIRDCMADSVPAVLICGQVARAAIGTDAFQEAPVFNLMSPCAKHVFLVEEPEELEATVRTAFEIARSGRPGPVVIDVPKDVQNWEGVFRGEGTLHFRGYENRMRELAQSRLSEESCAEFFELLGKSERPLICAGGGIISGDAAGQLRAFVEKFRIPVVTTLMGIGSVDTTDELSLHMLGMHGMAYANYAVMDCDFLITLGARFDDRVAGKVQEFAPKAKMLAHIDIDAAEIGKVKTVTWSHVGPAREALEDLMRGGNDFRKDFSKWLEHVGDLKREHARNYNRETPAIQPHHVLECLSGITRGEAIVATGVGQHQMWAAQYLDIRHPRSLLTSGSMATMGFGLPAAIGAQLAFPDRLVIDVDGDGSMRMNLGELETATTYNLPVKVLVLNNCGDGMVRQWQKLYFGNRFSGSDKSLRQKDFVKTAEADGFKFARRLSDKSRLEETLEEFIAFGGPAFLEVMIDPEACVYPMVGPGMGYKEMITGDFIAGRNPEEDLLAGAPPSDSF
- a CDS encoding DUF4342 domain-containing protein, which translates into the protein MQDKKIWETIKLQGSELLDKLRQVVQEGNARRVVIKQGERIVAEFPLTAGVVGTVIAPVLAAIGALVALLKDCSIEVERVVTDPGSGPVAPSDPTADK
- the tpx gene encoding thiol peroxidase, coding for MAQITFKGNPVHTAGTLPEKGSDAPGFSLVASDLSMIALADFGGKKVVLNIFPSIDTSVCAASVRRFNVEAAKLENTVVLCISRDLPFAQKRFCAAEGIANVLTGSEFRDSAFSDAYGVRMSDGPLAGLLSRAVVVIDEGGKVRYTEQVPEITEEPDYERALAAIKS
- the mutY gene encoding A/G-specific adenine glycosylase, translating into MKRLYFRETPPAEYLDPRRASAFRRRLLRWYLDNRRVLPWRDTPTPYRVWISEIMLQQTQVGTVLPYYDRFLQRFPDIPSLARASESDVLQRWAGLGYYGRARRLHQAARILWPARQGKFPEEYEAVLALPGIGPYTAGAICSIAYNQPRPVVDGNIRRVLVRLLRIGGKVREGFFWDQMTALLPPNQASSFNQAMMELGAMVCTPHRPQCGSCPVARVCRALESGNPSRVPVKHPRGSRPVHLLVLLLEKEGRVLLASSGKPGFIPGAWGLPCRVLADAASAESEAARLIREITGRAVSPVPLPPFRHAITHRRITVHPFGSTAEPTTVQGGGYQWVNRKRGKDRVLSSLFRKALEAGAGAGA